The following are encoded together in the Ranitomeya imitator isolate aRanImi1 chromosome 4, aRanImi1.pri, whole genome shotgun sequence genome:
- the PPP2CA gene encoding serine/threonine-protein phosphatase 2A catalytic subunit alpha isoform, with the protein MDEKAFTKELDQWIEQLNECKQLSESQVKTLCEKAKEILTKESNVQEVRCPVTVCGDVHGQFHDLMELFRIGGKSPDTNYLFMGDYVDRGYYSVETVTLLVALKVRYRERITILRGNHESRQITQVYGFYDECLRKYGNANVWKYFTDLFDYLPLTALVDGQIFCLHGGLSPSIDTLDHIRALDRLQEVPHEGPMCDLLWSDPDDRGGWGISPRGAGYTFGQDISETFNHANGLTLVSRAHQLVMEGYNWCHDRNVVTIFSAPNYCYRCGNQAAIMELDDTLKYSFLQFDPAPRRGEPHVTRRTPDYFL; encoded by the exons ATGGACGAGAAGGCGTTCACCAAGGAGCTGGATCAATGGATCGAGCAGCTGAATGAATGTAAGCAGCTGTCGGAGAGCCAGGTGAAGACGCTGTGTGAGAAG GCAAAAGAAATTTTGACGAAAGAATCAAACGTCCAAGAAGTACGATGCCCGGTAACTGTATGCGGAGATGTTCACGGACAGTTTCACGACCTCATGGAGTTGTTCAGAATTGGTGGCAAATCGCCAGATACAAACTATTTATTCATGGGAGACTATGTAGATAGAGGCTACTACTCGGTCGAGACTGTAACGCTACTTGTTGCACTAAAG GTTCGGTATCGTGAACGTATCACTATTCTAAGAGGAAATCACGAAAGCAGGCAGATCACACAAGTATATGGGTTTTATGATGAATGTTTAAGAAAATATGGAAATGCAAACGTCTGGAAATACTTCACCGATCTGTTTGATTACCTTCCGCTAACTGCCTTAGTAGATGGCCAG ATCTTCTGTTTACACGGTGGATTGTCGCCTTCAATAGACACACTGGATCACATCCGCGCACTTGATCGTCTGCAGGAAGTCCCACATGAG GGCCCAATGTGTGACTTGCTATGGTCAGATCCAGATGACCGTGGTGGCTGGGGTATTTCTCCTAGAGGTGCTGGATACACATTTGGACAAGACATCTCTGAAACGTTCAACCATGCCAATGGCCTTACCTTGGTTTCTAGAGCCCATCAGTTGGTGATGGAG GGATACAACTGGTGCCATGACCGGAATGTAGTGACTATTTTTAGTGCTCCAAATTATTGTTACCGCTGTGGTAACCAGGCTGCAATAATGGAACTTGATGACACTCTGAAATATTCATT CTTGCAGTTTGACCCAGCACCTCGTAGAGGAGAACCACACGTGACTCGCCGCACCCCAGACTACTTCCTTTAA